Proteins from a single region of Nocardioides anomalus:
- a CDS encoding ABC transporter permease, which translates to MTDQLTPETTSVAVRHDLEHVPLVDPAAKGGLVGVLKRRYLLSLMVKRELRARYIGSKMGLLWSYINPLSRFLTFYFVFGIIMQRGAIPNFAIHLFAGMVVVNLFTESFSAGTRSIMQNKGVVTKMPLPREIFPIASTLVTIYHTGPQLVILIGACLITGSFAPSMLGILAALMALTIVILLGAGMGLMFAAINVMYRDWTRVVVILTNMIPFSVPMMYPFTLVHERFKGFEAISHIYLLNPITEAVLLMQRCFWITTISPQEAKEAKAEWGFSADLSVNFPPHLFERGFIMIGVAVVFLVVSQIVFSRLDDKIPDRLV; encoded by the coding sequence GTGACCGACCAGCTCACGCCGGAGACCACCTCGGTCGCCGTACGCCACGACCTTGAGCACGTCCCGCTCGTCGACCCCGCCGCCAAGGGCGGGCTGGTCGGCGTGCTCAAGCGGCGCTACCTGCTCTCGCTGATGGTCAAGCGCGAGCTCCGAGCCCGCTACATCGGTTCCAAGATGGGGCTGCTCTGGTCCTACATCAACCCGCTGTCGCGGTTCCTGACGTTCTACTTCGTCTTCGGCATCATCATGCAGCGCGGGGCGATCCCGAACTTCGCCATCCACCTGTTCGCCGGCATGGTCGTGGTCAACCTGTTCACCGAGTCGTTCTCGGCCGGGACCCGCTCGATCATGCAGAACAAGGGCGTGGTCACCAAGATGCCGCTGCCGCGGGAGATCTTCCCGATCGCCTCGACCCTGGTGACGATCTACCACACCGGACCGCAGCTGGTGATCCTCATCGGCGCCTGCCTGATCACCGGCTCCTTCGCGCCCAGCATGCTCGGGATCCTGGCTGCGCTGATGGCCCTGACGATCGTCATCCTGCTCGGCGCCGGCATGGGGCTGATGTTCGCCGCCATCAACGTGATGTACCGCGACTGGACCCGGGTGGTCGTGATCCTCACCAACATGATCCCGTTCAGCGTCCCGATGATGTACCCCTTCACGCTGGTGCACGAGCGGTTCAAGGGCTTCGAGGCCATCAGTCACATCTACCTGCTGAACCCGATCACCGAGGCCGTCCTGCTCATGCAGCGCTGCTTCTGGATCACCACGATCAGCCCGCAGGAGGCCAAGGAGGCCAAGGCCGAGTGGGGCTTCAGCGCCGACCTCAGCGTGAACTTCCCGCCCCACCTGTTCGAGCGCGGCTTCATCATGATCGGCGTGGCCGTGGTCTTCCTGGTCGTCTCCCAGATCGTCTTCAGTCGCCTCGACGACAAGATCCCCGACAGGCTGGTCTGA
- a CDS encoding ABC transporter ATP-binding protein → MVASIAVEHVSKLFDKQFQRTLKQKTVARMRGQKTSDTFWALDDVTFTVEQGEAIGLMGLNGSGKSTLLKHIMGVMRPTSGSVRTRGRISGLIATGAGFHPQMTGRENIYMNAAILGMSEKEIDAKFESIADFAEVDDFMDTPVGNYSSGMFARLGFAVAVHVDCDVFIADEVLAVGDQPFKRKCMQRMEEIRDSGVTLFYVSHAAQSVRKMCDRVIVLEKGNLGFDGDVNPGIKYLKYDNEDEPDTLDEESTDAELGSEV, encoded by the coding sequence ATGGTCGCCTCGATCGCGGTCGAGCACGTCTCCAAGCTGTTCGACAAGCAGTTCCAGCGGACGCTCAAGCAGAAGACCGTCGCCCGGATGCGCGGCCAGAAGACCTCCGACACCTTCTGGGCCCTCGACGACGTGACCTTCACCGTCGAGCAGGGCGAGGCCATCGGCCTGATGGGCCTCAACGGCTCGGGCAAGAGCACGCTGCTCAAGCACATCATGGGCGTCATGCGGCCCACGTCGGGCAGCGTCCGCACCCGCGGCCGGATCTCCGGCCTCATCGCCACCGGCGCCGGCTTCCACCCCCAGATGACCGGCCGCGAGAACATCTACATGAACGCCGCCATCCTCGGCATGAGCGAGAAGGAGATCGACGCCAAGTTCGAGTCGATCGCCGACTTCGCCGAGGTCGACGACTTCATGGACACCCCCGTCGGCAACTACTCCTCCGGAATGTTCGCCCGCCTCGGCTTCGCCGTCGCCGTCCACGTCGACTGCGACGTCTTCATCGCCGACGAGGTCCTCGCCGTCGGCGACCAGCCGTTCAAGCGCAAGTGCATGCAGCGCATGGAGGAGATCCGCGACAGCGGCGTCACCCTCTTCTACGTCAGCCACGCCGCCCAGTCGGTCCGCAAGATGTGCGACCGCGTCATCGTCCTCGAGAAGGGCAATCTCGGCTTCGACGGCGACGTCAACCCCGGCATCAAGTACCTCAAGTACGACAACGAGGACGAGCCGGACACCCTCGACGAGGAGAGCACGGACGCGGAGCTCGGCTCCGAGGTCTGA